The Streptomyces sp. NL15-2K genome contains a region encoding:
- a CDS encoding nuclease-related domain-containing protein yields the protein MSGLRVVPTWRHGQERLYVCLTDGRNIAWYDREAARVNLLSEDREDDVLHALGPFLTGPVAVGPPPVPTPAELARLALHPDDDLAPNRPGEALLVAMDRDPGPTHRLRPDPRRRALAAEQAVGEALDRLDRAGWHALHSIPLPGGDRVHHLAIGPGGLFAIHTLYARKQRVTVADPMVAPGRREPRPLLRRVRADADRASYALTAEVHPVLALVAPSAVSLTAPPRGVRIITDTEVESLARLGGVLKPADVEALHAMARDRRTWASGG from the coding sequence ATGAGCGGACTGCGCGTCGTACCGACTTGGCGGCACGGTCAGGAACGGCTGTACGTCTGCCTCACGGACGGCAGGAACATCGCCTGGTACGACCGTGAGGCGGCCAGGGTCAACCTGCTCAGCGAGGACCGCGAGGACGACGTACTCCACGCACTCGGACCCTTCCTGACCGGCCCGGTGGCGGTCGGGCCACCCCCGGTGCCGACCCCCGCGGAGCTGGCCCGGCTGGCCCTGCACCCGGACGACGACCTGGCGCCCAACCGCCCCGGCGAGGCGCTCCTGGTCGCCATGGACCGGGATCCGGGCCCCACGCACCGGCTCCGCCCCGACCCGCGCCGCCGGGCGCTGGCGGCCGAGCAGGCGGTCGGTGAGGCCCTGGACCGGCTGGATCGCGCGGGCTGGCACGCCCTGCACTCGATCCCGCTGCCCGGCGGCGACCGCGTCCACCATCTGGCGATCGGCCCGGGCGGACTCTTCGCGATCCACACGCTGTACGCGCGCAAGCAGCGGGTCACGGTCGCCGACCCCATGGTCGCGCCGGGCCGCCGCGAGCCGCGCCCCCTGCTGCGCCGCGTCCGCGCCGACGCCGACCGCGCCTCCTACGCCCTGACGGCCGAGGTCCACCCGGTCCTGGCCCTCGTCGCCCCCAGCGCCGTGTCGCTCACCGCCCCGCCGCGCGGGGTCCGGATCATCACGGACACGGAGGTCGAGAGCCTGGCCCGGCTGGGCGGCGTCCTGAAACCGGCGGATGTGGAGGCGCTGCACGCGATGGCGCGGGACCGCCGTACGTGGGCCTCCGGCGGTTGA
- a CDS encoding dual specificity protein phosphatase family protein, producing MRTRRKQADVPAPDSPWNEIVPGLWMGGHEFRGQSGAVEFAVVRDEFDVVQTLLRLPGHGPDAGVEHHVWPIPDGPLDGTQLAGVIRLARAACEALDGGREVLVRCYHGYNRSGLVVAHALIRQGSSADEAIRLIRARRSPWALHNELFVDYLRAGLATARLLEELAE from the coding sequence TTGCGGACGCGCAGGAAGCAAGCCGACGTACCCGCTCCGGACAGCCCGTGGAACGAGATCGTGCCCGGTCTGTGGATGGGCGGACATGAGTTCAGGGGCCAGAGCGGGGCGGTGGAGTTCGCCGTCGTGCGTGACGAGTTCGACGTCGTGCAGACCCTGCTGAGGCTGCCGGGGCACGGGCCGGACGCCGGCGTGGAGCACCATGTGTGGCCGATTCCCGACGGGCCGCTGGACGGTACGCAGCTCGCGGGGGTGATCCGGCTCGCGCGGGCCGCGTGCGAGGCGCTGGACGGGGGCCGCGAGGTCCTCGTCCGCTGTTACCACGGCTACAACCGCTCGGGCCTGGTCGTCGCGCACGCCCTGATCCGCCAGGGGAGCTCCGCGGACGAGGCGATCCGGCTGATCCGGGCCCGGCGCTCGCCCTGGGCGCTGCACAACGAGCTCTTCGTCGACTACCTGCGGGCCGGACTGGCGACGGCCCGGCTGCTGGAGGAGCTGGCCGAATAA
- the ligD gene encoding non-homologous end-joining DNA ligase, with translation MTPITEVEGRRLALSNLEKVLYPATGFTKAEVLHYYATTAEVLLPHLRDRPVSFLRYPDGPDGQVFFTKNVPPGTPDWVTTAEVPRSEGPARMVLVQDLASLIWAANLVTEFHTHQWLVDAPGEADRLVFDLDPGPPATIVHCCEVALWLRERLAADGIEAYVKTAGSKGLHLLAAVRGASSDQVSEYAKELAVEAEKAMPRLVLHRMTRSLRPGKVFVDWSQNAARKTTATPYTLRARAQPLVSAPVTWVEVEDCGAPAQLTFQAPDIAPRLQDHGDLLAPLLDADNAGRLP, from the coding sequence ATGACGCCGATCACAGAGGTGGAGGGGCGAAGGCTCGCGCTCAGCAATCTGGAGAAGGTGCTGTATCCCGCGACCGGGTTCACCAAGGCCGAGGTGCTGCACTACTACGCGACCACCGCCGAGGTCCTGCTGCCCCACCTGCGTGACCGGCCGGTGTCCTTCCTGCGCTATCCCGACGGGCCCGACGGCCAGGTGTTCTTCACCAAGAACGTCCCGCCCGGTACGCCCGACTGGGTCACCACCGCCGAGGTGCCCAGGTCGGAGGGGCCGGCCCGGATGGTGCTGGTGCAGGACCTGGCGAGCCTGATCTGGGCGGCGAACCTGGTCACCGAGTTCCACACCCACCAGTGGCTGGTCGACGCGCCCGGCGAGGCCGACCGGCTGGTCTTCGACCTCGACCCCGGGCCGCCGGCGACGATCGTCCACTGCTGCGAGGTCGCGCTCTGGCTGCGGGAACGGCTCGCGGCGGACGGGATCGAGGCGTACGTCAAGACCGCCGGATCGAAGGGGCTGCACCTGCTGGCAGCCGTGCGGGGGGCTTCCTCCGATCAGGTGTCGGAGTACGCCAAGGAACTCGCCGTGGAGGCGGAGAAGGCGATGCCCCGGCTGGTCCTGCACCGGATGACGCGGAGCCTCAGGCCCGGCAAGGTGTTCGTCGACTGGAGCCAGAACGCCGCCCGCAAGACGACGGCCACGCCCTACACCCTGCGGGCCCGGGCACAGCCGCTGGTGTCCGCGCCGGTGACCTGGGTCGAGGTCGAGGACTGCGGGGCGCCCGCGCAGCTCACCTTCCAGGCACCGGACATCGCACCCCGCCTACAGGACCACGGGGATCTGCTGGCGCCGCTGCTCGACGCGGACAACGCGGGACGCCTGCCGTGA